The genomic window ATAAAAGTGGACGCACTCATATTTTTCTTTACATCCTTGCTTTTGCATTCCGGGCAAGTAACCCCTTTTTCTTCACCGGAAAAAATAACCCTTTCAAACTCTTTGCCACATTGTTTACACGTATATTCGAAAATAGGCATAAAAACGAACCTCCTTTATGGTTGAGATGATCATTGGCATTATTTCCTTGCATTAAGTTAAGATAAGCCCTTTGTGCAATTGATCAATGGTGCCAAAAGAGAAGGTGACATAAAGCCTAACCTTTTACAATTTTTAAAAACTGTTCCCGGAAACGTTCTGCCCCACCCATGGCAGGATGCCTGACTTTTTCCGCTTTTATGCCCATACCGCTCAGTGAATCATCCGCCTTATTGCCGAGCGCTATGATTTTCTTGAAATTAAATGCCTTTAAAAGTGCTTCCAGAACCGGGGCGCCTTCTATCATCTCATTATTAGTCGGCGTCCTGTTAGACAACAAGCCTTTTGAGTTTTTGTATGGGTGCCAGGGAAAAGCATTCCAAAGAACAAAATTTCTTGTATTCAATCCTTCATCAATCAACTTCCCCCAGACAATTGTTGCAGTGGGTTCGTTAAAGCCATCTTTATGTTTATTCGTGTTGCTTGTCCTGCATAACGGTGAACGGCATACATGATCAGGGGCAATCCCTATATCAGCCTTATGCCCCAGAATAATTCTTTCCGAGGTCATGGGGATACCTGTAAAATGACCGCCTTGATACCCTAAAGCCTCTGCAAGAAGCAGGTATTCGGCATTGATACGTTCTTGCAGGTAACATTTCAGGTTCAACATTCTTTTTTCAGGAGCGGTTTTATCAATGTCATTTTCTTTATCAACTTCAACCCATGGATTGAAAACCTGTTCAGCTGCGGGTTTATGCAGCAACTTAAAAAAATGGTTTATCATTCTCAACTTTCCAAGCATCCATACCAAAAATGAAAGTGCAGCACTGATCCCATTTATCAAAATTGGTGGTAAGGCTGAAATCGGTGTCGCCCCGAACGTATAATTTTTCAAAGGAGCATTCAAGTAAGTCCAGAGCCTTAACCACCCACCGGGCAGAGCCAAGGTGGGATGGGGCATTGCCTGATCGGTTGATGATATAAAGAGGTTCCCATATTTTATCCAGAGAAACAACTAAAGGAGCATATCCCCACCTTCCGTCGTAAGAGATGTCCATCCCTTGCTTGCATTCGCCGGTTGTTTCATTGATAGCGCCATCGATATTGATAGGCGTTTCGAGCCTTTTTCTCATTTTTACTATTTATTTCACGCTTGTTTTGGGGTTAAATAGTGCCTGACCGAAAACCCCGATTTCGAACTCGTGCGAGTTCTGCAGGTCGGTCAAATCTCTATGATCATCCACCCATTCTGTTAGAAAATGAGACGGACAATTAAATTTTTAGGGGTTATTTACAATTTGAGTCGATTTTGGGCACACCTATGCTGTTGGTTGTGCTACTAAATTTTAAAGGTTGCCCGTTTTAAGCGGCTTTACACCGTTTAGTTCGTTGATTTTTTTTCAACTCTTTTTGTTGTATATAATGCCCGATGATCTGGAGATTCCTTGCCAGTATCGACAAACCGACGTAACGTTTAAATCCGTGAATACCATGATCCGAGCATCGGTCTAAGCCATGATTCTCCAGTCCGTTGATAGCCGATTCCACTGCAGAATGCTTTCTTTTATTGATCTTCCAGAATGCAAACCCGCAGGCCAAGTTCTTGGAAGACACCGGCTTTCCCTTTTGATCCAAAACTTTAAAGAAAATTTACACGCCTTCACCCCGAAAAACAAAGGGTTTTGAGTTCCCGGCCAGACACTAATTAAAAAATAGATGACAAAATCTTTTTTGTCTCAAGCAATGCCCGTGAAATATTACTGCGTTTTCGCCCAAGCTGAATACGGACACTCGTTTTTTTGACAAACTTTGCATCCACTGTTTTTTTCAGGACGGTTTCAATGTCGGTCAGGCTGCGGGTCATATGGTCCGGCGAAAACTCCAGGACCAGAACGTCCGGGGTAACATCCAGACGTTTGACCCCGGCTTTGATGGCAAAAATTCTGAGCATAATTTTA from uncultured Desulfobacter sp. includes these protein-coding regions:
- a CDS encoding zinc ribbon domain-containing protein; this translates as MPIFEYTCKQCGKEFERVIFSGEEKGVTCPECKSKDVKKNMSASTFMGASMGTCATSFPNGPS
- a CDS encoding uracil-DNA glycosylase, which gives rise to MINHFFKLLHKPAAEQVFNPWVEVDKENDIDKTAPEKRMLNLKCYLQERINAEYLLLAEALGYQGGHFTGIPMTSERIILGHKADIGIAPDHVCRSPLCRTSNTNKHKDGFNEPTATIVWGKLIDEGLNTRNFVLWNAFPWHPYKNSKGLLSNRTPTNNEMIEGAPVLEALLKAFNFKKIIALGNKADDSLSGMGIKAEKVRHPAMGGAERFREQFLKIVKG